The genomic window CCTCGTCCCGCCGGCCGCGCAGCGCCCGGCCGACGATCGCCTCCGACTCGCCGGCGGAGTACATGTCGGCCGTGTCCACGAAGTTGATCCCCTGGTCGAGGGCGGCGTGGACGATCCGGACGCAGTCGTCGTGGTCGGGGTTGCCGACCGCGCCGAACATCATCGTGCCGAGACAGTGGACGCTCACCTCGATGCCCGTGCCGCCGAGCACGCGGTAACGCATGAGTCCTCCCGAGGGATGCGCCGCGCTGTCCGGGCGGCGGGGCCGGTCCGACCAACCTAGGAATTCGAGTGCGCTCGAGGTCAAGGCCGCGCCGGTCAGCTGGTGCCGTCCCCCGCGCCCGCCAGGTAGCCTGCGGCCTGCAGCTCGAACAGCTCCCGGTAGGGGCCGTCCTGCGCCATCAGCTCGTCGTGGTCGCCCTGCTGGACGAGCCGGCCGTGGTCCATGACGAAGATCCGGTCGGCGTGCCGGACGTTGGCGAGCCGGTGGGTGATCAGCACGACCGCCCGCTCGGGGTGCCGGCGCAGGTGCTGGAAGAGCGCGTGCTCGGCCCGGGCGTCGAGGGCCGCGGAGGGCTCGTCGCAGATCAGCAGCCGGGCGTCCCGGTAGAGGCCGCGGGCGGCGACCAGCCGCTGCCACTGGCCGCCGGAGAGGTCCTGGCCGTCCTTGAACTGCCGGTCGAGGAGGGTGTCGTAGCCGTACGGCAGGCCGGTGATCATGTCGTGCGCGGCGGCGCCGCGGGCGGCGTCCTCGACGCTCGGTCCGGGCCGGTCGGCCGGCCGGTCGTGCCGGCCGATCCGGATGTTCTGCCCGGCGGTGAACGGGAACTTCCACCAGTCCTGGGTCATCACCGCGACCTGGGCGCCGGTCTGCCGCGGGTCCAGCTCGGCGGTGTCCGTGCCGTCCCAGCGGATGACCCCGTCGGTGGGCCGGTAGAGGCCGGCGATCAGTTTGGCCAGGGTGGTCTTGCCGGAGCCGTTCTCCCCCACCAGGGCGATCACCTCACCACGTCGGATGGTGAGGCTGACCCCGTCCACGGCGGCCGTCGCGGTGTCCGGGTAGCGCAGGCTCACCCGGTCGAGCTCGATCCGGTCGAAGCCGTCGACGGGCCGGCCGCCGCCGACCGGGACGCGCTGCCGGGCCCGGTCGAGGAAGTCCCGGTAGTCCTGGTAGTAGAGCGCGTCCTCGTAGAGCGAGTTGGTGGCGAACACGGCGATCCGCAGCGAGGAGCGGGCGGACTGCAACGCCAGCAGGGCGGTCGCCGCGGCGGCCAGCGCGACCACGTCAACCAGCAGCAGCCCGCCGAGGACCGCGTAGACCCCGAAGGCGGCGATGCCGGTCGCCGACATGCCGACCGCGCGGGTGGTGCTCTGCGAGCGGGCCAGCCGCAGCTCGGCCCGGGTCTCCGCCGCCATCATCCGGCGGAACTCGGTGAGCAGGAAGTCCCGCATCTGGTACGCCCGTACCTCGGCGGCCGTGTGCCGGTCCGCCATCAGGTTGGCCAGCATCCACATCCGACGGCGGCGGGTGATCCGGGCCAGCATGACGAGGTACTGCCGGCGGGCCATCCGCACCGCCGTCACCGCCTCCGGCACCGCGGCGAGCAGCAGGCAGGGCAGCAGCACCGGCTGGACCACCGTCACCGCCGCGGCGGTCGCCAGCACCCCCACCACGCCGGTGAGCAGGTTGACGGTGTGGTCGACGATCGACGCCGCCTCGGCCATGCCCCGGTCCCGGGCCCGGTCCATCTCCTCGGCGAAGCCCGCGTCGTCGAAGGCGGCCAGCTCCACCGTCGTCGTGGTCTCGAAGAGGCGCAGCTCCACCTGGTAGTTGATCTGCGGGATCAGCCGGGCCTGCGCCCAGCCGGCGGCCACGGTCAGCGCGCCCTTGACCGTCACCGCGAGCCCGGCGAGGGCCAGCGCGGGCAGCGCGGCGCGGATCCGGTCGGGCGTCGGCCCGGCGGCGAAGAGCTGACGGAGCACGCCGGTCGTGGCGAGCAGGCCCAGCGTGGTCATCACGCCGGCCGCCACGTTGAGCCCGATGGAGGCGACGGTGTCCCGGCGACTGGTCCCCCAGGCCAGGACTACCGCCTCGCGAACCAGCGCGGGCAGCCGCCGGGCCACCGCCTGGAAGCTGGTGTGCGCGAACTCGGTCGCCCGGTGCATCCAGTGGCCGTCCTCCAGCTCGGGCAGGACGGTGGCGTCGTCGTCGGCCGGCTCGTCCGGGTCGGACGGGTGCCGGGGACCGATCACCGTCGCCATGGCGCCTCCTCACCGGGCCGAACAGCCACGGACCAAGGAGCTTACGTTCCGCGACGGTACGCTGTCCCGAGGTGACCGGCGTGTCGAACAGGCGTCCCAACCGTGTGTCGCCGGGATACCGGAAGGCGGCGGTTCCACGGGGTGGGCGATGTCGCGTCGCGTCGCGCCGGCCCGCCCCGGGTGGCAGGCTGGTGGAGTCGCCGGCGGCGGACCCGACTAGTGCCCGCCGACCGACCCGTCGTGAAGGAGAAGATCGACCCGATGGCTGTGGACGTCACCACCACGGACGAATGGCAGGCCCTGCGCAAGCACGCCGAGGCGATGCGCGGCACCCACCTGCGGGAGCTGTTCGCCGCCGACGGGCAGCGGGGTGAGCGGCTCACCGGCGACGTCGCCGACCTGCACGTCGACTACAGCAAGAACCTCGTCACCGACGAGACGCTCACTCTGCTCACCGCCCTCGCCGAGCGGGTCCGGCTGACCGACCGGATCGCCGCCATGTTCTCCGGCGAACACATCAACTCCACCGAGGACCGGGCCGTGCTGCACACCGCGCTGCGGCTGCCCCGCGAGGCGAAGCTGGTGGTGG from Micromonospora kangleipakensis includes these protein-coding regions:
- a CDS encoding ABC transporter ATP-binding protein, producing MATVIGPRHPSDPDEPADDDATVLPELEDGHWMHRATEFAHTSFQAVARRLPALVREAVVLAWGTSRRDTVASIGLNVAAGVMTTLGLLATTGVLRQLFAAGPTPDRIRAALPALALAGLAVTVKGALTVAAGWAQARLIPQINYQVELRLFETTTTVELAAFDDAGFAEEMDRARDRGMAEAASIVDHTVNLLTGVVGVLATAAAVTVVQPVLLPCLLLAAVPEAVTAVRMARRQYLVMLARITRRRRMWMLANLMADRHTAAEVRAYQMRDFLLTEFRRMMAAETRAELRLARSQSTTRAVGMSATGIAAFGVYAVLGGLLLVDVVALAAAATALLALQSARSSLRIAVFATNSLYEDALYYQDYRDFLDRARQRVPVGGGRPVDGFDRIELDRVSLRYPDTATAAVDGVSLTIRRGEVIALVGENGSGKTTLAKLIAGLYRPTDGVIRWDGTDTAELDPRQTGAQVAVMTQDWWKFPFTAGQNIRIGRHDRPADRPGPSVEDAARGAAAHDMITGLPYGYDTLLDRQFKDGQDLSGGQWQRLVAARGLYRDARLLICDEPSAALDARAEHALFQHLRRHPERAVVLITHRLANVRHADRIFVMDHGRLVQQGDHDELMAQDGPYRELFELQAAGYLAGAGDGTS